In Hermetia illucens chromosome 1, iHerIll2.2.curated.20191125, whole genome shotgun sequence, one genomic interval encodes:
- the LOC119653441 gene encoding farnesol dehydrogenase-like, whose translation MERWQNKVAVVTGASAGIGAATAADLVKNGFIVVALARREERLRQNQSALPANLQSRYHPRKCDVTNEGEVKDTFAWIESNFGGTDVLINNAGIISGGVDLSGLDNTQSVRNTLETNTMSVVYCVREAFNSMKKRNFNGHIVIINSIAGHKVPIMPFGSLNIYPASKFAVTAMVETYRQEFANAGTKVKVTSISPGGVLTEIMPNMEARREANHPLLNSEDVSNAVLYVLGTPPHVQVHELTIKPVGEKI comes from the exons AGGAGCAGCAACCGCCGCGGATTTAGTCAAAAATGGATTTATTGTGGTTGCCCTGGCTCGACGCGAGGAGCGACTTCGACAAAATCAAAGCGCACTTCCAGCAAATTTGCAATCCCGGTACCATCCCAGAAAATGTGACGTTACAAACGAAGGTGAAGTAAAGGATACCTTTGCCTGGATCGAGAGCAACTTCGGAGGGACTGATGTTCTTATTAACAATGCTGGAATTATATCTGGAGGCGTGGATCTTTCAGGCCTAGACAATACTCAGTCTGTTCGAAATACTCTGGAGACGAATACGATGAGTGTGGTGTATTGCGTTCGGGAGGCATTCAATTCCATGAAGAAGCGAAACTTTAATGGACATATCGTGATCATAAATAGCATCGCTGGACACAAAGTTCCTATTATGCCTTTTGGTTCGCTAAATATCTATCCAGCTTCCAAATTTGCTGTGACGGCAATGGTTGAGACCTATCGCCAGGAATTCGCGAATGCTGGAACAAAAGTCAAAGTTACG AGTATCAGTCCTGGAGGTGTACTAACAGAAATAATGCCAAACATGGAAGCCCGTCGAGAGGCAAACCATCCACTTCTAAACTCCGAAGATGTGTCCAATGCCGTATTATATGTCTTGGGTACACCGCCGCATGTCCAG GTTCATGAGTTAACTATCAAACCTGTTggggaaaaaatttga